CTGGCAAAGACAAACCTCAATATGACAAAGCGGTAGACATCGTTACTAAAAAGGCTCTCAGACTGATGATTGTTCCAGCTCTGATTCCAGTTCTTGCGCCGATTGTAATTGGTTTCGGCTTGGGAACAAAAGCCTTAGGAGGACTTTTGATCGGATCAATAATCTCAGGCGTTTTTGTGGCTCTTTCGATGACAACCGGTGGCGCGGCCTGGGACAATGCTAAAAAGTACATAGAATCCGGAAACTTCGGTGGGAAAGGATCAGAAGCTCATAAAGCTGCAGTCACGGGGGACACGGTAGGAGACCCTTATAAGGATACAGCCGGTCCCGCGATAAACCCAATGATTAAGATCATCAATATCGTTGCACTTCTACTCATTCCGTTCCTCGTCTAACTCTCAGCCCAACTTATCACTTATCACTCTAATAAATAATCCTTTTTGGCTTCGCGCCTGGCGTTGATTGAAAAAGCACGGCATCATTTGGAGTTGGCGATGGTTCTACTTTATGTTCCTGTTGTGTCTCAAAAAAAGTCGGCGTCACAAAGCGATCCCTGACTCCTGGTTTCACATTATCAATAATCATTATTACCCTAACATGGGCTGCAAGTGCCGCTTCAAAATTCTCGTCAAAACCAAATCCATCATCCATTGTCATAAATTTCTGATGAATTCCATCAAGCAGTGTCTCATGTAACCTTAGATCGTCTGCCGCCTTATCAGAAAGCGATGCGACAGATTGATTTTGCGATCTCGCCTTTTCAAATTCATTGCCCATCTTATCAAGCCGCTTTGTGTAATCGGAAAGAGATTTGCTTGCTTGCTGCAAATTCCCGTTCTCCATTTCCAAATACGCCTCTTTTATCCTTTTGCCAGATAACTGTAGGTCAAATTCTGTCTTTTTAGCAGCTGAAGGTTGAAAAAATCTGCTTATTACCTCTTTTATCCTGATCGAAAAATAGAATGGGTGAGAAGGCAAAAATCTTATTGGGACTATCTTTTCGATGGCCCCATTAGCTTGACCCTGAGACTCTCCGCGAAAGTTATACTCTGTGCGGGCAAAGCTCGTTGGAGTTCCAATAAAAAAAATAAATAACGCTAGCAGGCAGGCAGAAACTGTTTTAATCATAAATCCAGAAATCCAAACGGTGGCTCCAGCGGGAATCGAACCCGCGTTACATGGATGAGAACCATGCGTCCTGGGCCACTAGACGATGGAGCCCATACAAATCCGGCCCAATTGTATCATAGATCAAAAAATCGGAGAGTACTAACCCTTAACTTGATATTTAGGTTCGCAAACATGTAGAATTA
Above is a window of Candidatus Curtissbacteria bacterium DNA encoding:
- a CDS encoding DUF5667 domain-containing protein → MIKTVSACLLALFIFFIGTPTSFARTEYNFRGESQGQANGAIEKIVPIRFLPSHPFYFSIRIKEVISRFFQPSAAKKTEFDLQLSGKRIKEAYLEMENGNLQQASKSLSDYTKRLDKMGNEFEKARSQNQSVASLSDKAADDLRLHETLLDGIHQKFMTMDDGFGFDENFEAALAAHVRVIMIIDNVKPGVRDRFVTPTFFETQQEHKVEPSPTPNDAVLFQSTPGAKPKRIIY